A part of ANME-2 cluster archaeon genomic DNA contains:
- a CDS encoding cytochrome c3 family protein: MALSNRIVVLILIAIMGLIVIFSATEGWNFVTKTEFCEMCHGIEYEKYITPGDSLDFVHNEHGITCTQCHEEAGNIGTLVFKKEIGKMLIYDVTGLDAPPAPEEIVKLENMLRCIKCHDDYISRTSRRMINPHEDVEDCNSCHKGHERGMSEQTCGECHVKPIRSLNLEGGKHSKKGCAFCHPQHGYKPKCTDCHGVYHPSGFEDCSLCHTDAHAPRVIEFSSVISESECAMCHAPVIQTTFETQPTKHAELDCTLCHPVHGEWLECTSCHVGHDDTMTQQDCKQCHIQGHIPTQVNYPTDTPSTLCSGCHEENAKHLQEKITGHSNKNCAYCHPQHGQIPSCTTCHGSKHGMSSGCTTCHQSAHNLGFPKVK, translated from the coding sequence ATGGCACTGTCTAATAGAATTGTAGTGTTAATATTGATTGCAATCATGGGATTGATTGTTATTTTCAGTGCTACAGAAGGCTGGAACTTCGTAACAAAAACTGAATTTTGTGAAATGTGCCATGGAATTGAATATGAAAAATACATAACTCCTGGCGATTCACTTGATTTTGTTCATAATGAACATGGGATTACATGCACCCAATGCCATGAAGAAGCGGGAAACATTGGTACCCTGGTCTTCAAGAAAGAAATTGGGAAAATGCTCATATATGACGTGACCGGCCTTGATGCACCTCCGGCTCCGGAAGAAATTGTAAAGCTTGAGAACATGTTGCGTTGCATCAAATGTCATGATGATTATATTTCACGCACCAGCCGACGTATGATCAATCCTCACGAGGACGTAGAGGACTGCAATTCATGCCACAAGGGACATGAAAGAGGTATGTCTGAACAGACCTGCGGTGAATGCCATGTCAAACCGATACGATCACTGAATCTGGAAGGAGGTAAACATTCAAAGAAAGGTTGTGCATTCTGTCATCCACAGCACGGTTATAAACCAAAATGTACAGACTGCCATGGTGTTTATCATCCATCAGGATTCGAAGACTGTTCCCTGTGCCACACAGATGCACATGCCCCAAGGGTCATTGAATTCTCATCGGTCATCAGCGAGAGTGAATGTGCTATGTGCCACGCTCCTGTGATACAGACCACTTTCGAAACCCAACCGACCAAACATGCAGAACTTGACTGCACTTTGTGTCACCCGGTACATGGAGAATGGCTTGAATGTACCAGTTGTCATGTGGGCCATGATGATACTATGACACAGCAGGACTGCAAGCAATGTCATATACAGGGCCATATTCCAACACAGGTTAACTATCCAACCGATACACCTTCTACTTTATGCAGTGGATGTCATGAGGAGAATGCAAAACACCTTCAGGAAAAAATAACAGGCCATTCCAACAAGAATTGTGCGTACTGCCATCCGCAGCATGGACAAATCCCGTCATGCACTACCTGTCATGGTTCAAAACACGGCATGTCAAGTGGATGTACCACCTGTCACCAGAGTGCGCACAATCTCGGGTTCCCTAAAGTAAAATAA